The Candidatus Kryptobacter tengchongensis genome contains a region encoding:
- a CDS encoding cell division protein FtsZ has protein sequence MITLAEGSEQSSNTGARIKVVGVGGCGCNAINNLIKRGITGVELIGINTDLQSLTECKAPIKIQAGKSLTKGLGAGAKPETGRKAVEEVQDEIEKYLQGSDLVFVTAGMGKGTGTGGAPIVANIAKSLGALVIGIVYTPFSYEGSARMKIAEDGLKNLRESVDTLIVISNQKLLALAGNSDILSAIEYGNEVLNNAVRGITDIIIKPGIINVDFNDVKTIMRDMGDALLGTGSARGEHRATEASQKAISNPLVEGLSIVGAKGVLINIVGSKVTLKEVEDAIKVITDKTGEDVNLIYGVVLDNSMNDEIMVTVIATGLGVPTYPTKKTPPHPSKKITPVYDRSEDTSRTENLNVPAYIRRGVILNINKSDIHNAKDAKDDEDDNPTFLKQVMD, from the coding sequence GTGATAACTTTAGCTGAGGGTTCAGAACAATCGTCAAATACTGGAGCCAGGATAAAAGTTGTTGGAGTTGGAGGATGTGGGTGTAATGCAATTAACAATTTAATTAAAAGGGGAATCACGGGCGTTGAGCTTATCGGGATTAACACCGACTTACAATCATTAACCGAGTGTAAAGCACCAATCAAAATTCAGGCGGGTAAAAGTTTAACCAAGGGACTTGGTGCTGGCGCAAAACCTGAAACTGGAAGAAAAGCAGTTGAAGAGGTGCAGGATGAAATTGAAAAATATCTTCAAGGAAGTGATCTTGTCTTTGTCACGGCTGGAATGGGTAAAGGGACAGGGACAGGAGGAGCCCCGATAGTGGCCAACATTGCCAAAAGCTTAGGAGCTCTCGTAATTGGAATAGTTTATACTCCATTTAGTTATGAAGGTAGCGCAAGAATGAAAATAGCGGAAGATGGTTTGAAAAATCTTAGGGAATCAGTTGATACTCTAATTGTCATAAGCAATCAAAAATTGCTTGCACTTGCCGGAAATTCGGATATACTTTCAGCAATTGAGTATGGAAATGAAGTTCTTAATAACGCTGTTCGTGGTATAACCGATATAATAATAAAGCCAGGAATAATTAATGTTGATTTTAATGATGTTAAAACTATAATGCGAGATATGGGAGATGCGCTTCTTGGAACGGGGTCTGCGAGAGGTGAACACAGAGCAACCGAAGCTTCGCAAAAGGCAATATCTAATCCATTGGTTGAAGGTCTCTCAATAGTTGGTGCAAAGGGTGTTCTAATTAACATCGTTGGGAGTAAAGTTACACTTAAAGAAGTTGAAGATGCAATTAAAGTTATAACTGATAAAACAGGAGAAGATGTGAATTTAATTTATGGTGTTGTCCTTGATAATTCAATGAACGATGAAATTATGGTCACCGTTATCGCAACTGGTCTTGGTGTGCCAACTTATCCGACGAAAAAAACACCACCTCACCCTTCTAAAAAAATAACCCCGGTTTATGATAGATCGGAAGATACCTCACGCACTGAAAATTTGAATGTGCCTGCATATATCCGCAGAGGAGTTATTCTTAACATAAATAAATCCGATATTCATAATGCTAAAGACGCAAAAGATGATGAAGATGATAATCCAACATTTTTAAAACAAGTTATGGATTAA
- a CDS encoding cell division protein FtsA, which yields MAQIIVGLDIGTSKVCALVASVEENGDVNILGLAKSPCDGFIRGGIFNIDTISRAIRNVISMVENQSGEAVKKVIVGVAGSDIKGILSTSVITTRAPNHEITKEDVARLIQDAKNVRYPSDKIILHTLPQEFKVDGIEHIKDPIGMIGIRVEATVHIVTASVSLIENFRRTVNRAGLEVEEFVFQPLASAYSVLEPEEIEIGVALIDIGAGTTDVAVFEDGILRYTGSLPIAGERITGDIRKAFRIQKYLAEELKVKEGYAYLDAITEDKSIIVHGIGSREPFEITRSMLCQVIQPRVEEIFEILYEEHLRKQGFARSLSAGIVLTGGTALLKGIVELASKKFEMPARLGIPTKGFAGGFLEEVQNPIYSTAAGLVLYKAEEIKQGMKSKGSVINETVKKLKDFFKTIFG from the coding sequence ATGGCGCAGATAATAGTTGGGCTTGACATAGGGACAAGTAAAGTTTGTGCACTTGTTGCATCAGTTGAAGAAAATGGAGATGTTAACATTCTTGGGCTTGCGAAAAGCCCGTGTGATGGGTTTATTCGTGGCGGGATATTTAACATTGATACTATATCCAGAGCGATACGGAATGTTATAAGCATGGTTGAAAATCAATCTGGCGAAGCTGTAAAAAAGGTTATCGTTGGCGTTGCTGGAAGTGATATTAAAGGGATTTTAAGTACGAGCGTGATCACAACTCGGGCTCCGAATCATGAGATCACTAAAGAAGATGTTGCACGCTTAATCCAGGATGCGAAAAATGTGCGGTATCCATCCGATAAGATTATTTTACATACATTGCCTCAGGAGTTCAAGGTTGATGGCATTGAGCACATAAAAGATCCTATCGGGATGATTGGGATAAGGGTTGAAGCAACGGTTCATATTGTGACTGCTTCTGTATCTTTAATTGAAAATTTCAGAAGAACTGTTAACAGAGCAGGTCTTGAAGTTGAAGAGTTTGTTTTTCAACCTCTCGCTTCTGCGTATTCGGTGCTTGAACCCGAGGAAATAGAAATCGGCGTAGCCTTAATTGATATTGGTGCCGGGACAACTGATGTCGCAGTTTTTGAAGATGGGATACTAAGATATACTGGAAGTTTGCCAATAGCTGGGGAGAGAATAACAGGAGATATAAGAAAAGCTTTTAGAATTCAAAAATATCTCGCTGAGGAATTAAAAGTAAAGGAAGGATATGCTTATTTAGATGCTATCACAGAGGATAAAAGCATTATAGTTCATGGGATTGGTAGCAGAGAACCTTTTGAAATTACAAGAAGCATGCTTTGCCAAGTGATTCAGCCAAGAGTTGAGGAGATATTTGAGATTCTTTATGAAGAGCATTTGAGAAAGCAAGGTTTTGCGAGAAGTTTGTCAGCTGGGATTGTTTTGACTGGTGGAACTGCTCTTTTGAAAGGGATAGTTGAGTTGGCAAGTAAAAAGTTTGAAATGCCCGCTCGCTTGGGGATCCCAACGAAAGGATTTGCAGGAGGATTTTTAGAGGAAGTTCAAAATCCAATTTATTCAACCGCTGCAGGTTTAGTTTTATATAAAGCTGAGGAAATTAAACAAGGAATGAAAAGCAAAGGAAGTGTTATTAATGAGACGGTGAAAAAGTTAAAAGATTTTTTCAAAACAATTTTTGGTTAA
- a CDS encoding Cell division septal protein FtsQ, with protein sequence MRLVEREIKMWTLLIFIGFMLVLVFGAMNWRENRVVNKIIVKGNKVIPDEKITELADVKLGVKISEINLAQIRRKVERHSFIKYAEVYTNLPDVLFIEVLERKPIAMTIYGGRIYYIDLDGKIIPFDEVGRIFAVPLLSGINYKPVNLNSDTIGQIKKQFELIKNAIDEKVYDLISEVRFENGEFILFTSEGAVMVFLGGDKIGEKLILLREFWTQVVPERGYPIYIDLRYDEKLYAKFN encoded by the coding sequence ATGAGGTTGGTTGAAAGAGAAATAAAAATGTGGACGCTTTTAATTTTTATCGGCTTTATGCTTGTCCTGGTTTTTGGAGCAATGAACTGGCGTGAAAACAGAGTGGTAAATAAAATAATTGTTAAGGGGAACAAAGTGATACCTGATGAAAAAATAACCGAGCTTGCTGATGTTAAGTTGGGTGTTAAAATTTCGGAGATTAACTTAGCCCAGATAAGAAGAAAAGTTGAGAGACATAGTTTTATAAAATATGCTGAAGTTTACACGAATTTGCCAGATGTACTTTTCATAGAGGTGCTTGAGAGAAAGCCTATTGCTATGACAATATATGGAGGCAGAATTTATTACATTGATTTAGATGGCAAGATTATCCCATTTGACGAGGTCGGAAGGATATTTGCGGTTCCTTTATTAAGCGGGATAAATTACAAACCGGTAAATCTCAATTCGGATACAATTGGGCAGATAAAAAAGCAATTTGAACTTATCAAAAATGCAATTGATGAAAAAGTTTATGATTTGATCTCTGAGGTTAGATTTGAAAATGGTGAATTTATCCTTTTTACATCAGAAGGTGCGGTTATGGTTTTTCTCGGTGGGGATAAAATTGGAGAGAAACTCATCCTGTTAAGGGAATTTTGGACTCAGGTTGTTCCAGAGCGTGGTTATCCTATTTACATTGATTTAAGATATGATGAAAAGTTATATGCGAAATTCAATTAA
- a CDS encoding UDP-N-acetylmuramate dehydrogenase codes for MINLEEIRKIVKGKILINEPLAKYSTFKIGGPADLYIEPKDVDELLRLIRYLKEKDIDFVILGNGSNVLISDAGFRGAVINLEAGLNFIRVEGECVIAGAGVKLAKFVDFCIENGFRGVEMLAGIPGTLGGAIVMNAGAYSGEISDYLIDVDVIRNLELIRLNKEDCGFGYRTSGLTKDVIVQARFKFPYGDVNEMRRVRREILIKRNQTQPVNFPNAGSIFKNPPGNYAGKLIEEAGLKGVQIGDAQISEKHANFIINKGNATASDVLELIKLIQDKVYEKFGIKLELEVRLIGFKEEEIQNLV; via the coding sequence ATGATAAATCTTGAAGAGATAAGAAAAATAGTTAAAGGTAAAATTTTGATCAACGAACCGCTTGCGAAGTATTCAACATTCAAGATAGGCGGACCGGCTGATTTATATATTGAGCCAAAAGATGTTGATGAACTTTTGAGATTGATACGATATCTTAAAGAGAAGGATATTGATTTTGTAATTCTCGGAAATGGAAGTAATGTTTTGATAAGTGATGCGGGTTTCAGGGGTGCGGTTATAAACCTTGAGGCTGGTTTGAATTTTATAAGAGTTGAAGGTGAATGTGTTATCGCAGGGGCTGGCGTTAAACTTGCAAAGTTTGTTGATTTCTGTATTGAAAATGGCTTTCGTGGAGTTGAAATGCTTGCAGGAATTCCAGGGACATTGGGAGGAGCTATAGTTATGAACGCAGGGGCTTATTCTGGTGAAATTTCAGATTATCTTATTGATGTAGATGTTATAAGAAATTTGGAACTCATTAGGTTGAACAAAGAGGATTGTGGGTTTGGATATAGAACTTCAGGTTTAACTAAAGATGTTATCGTTCAGGCGAGATTTAAATTCCCTTATGGTGATGTTAATGAGATGAGAAGGGTAAGGCGTGAAATTTTGATCAAGCGAAATCAAACGCAGCCTGTTAATTTCCCAAATGCAGGAAGCATTTTCAAGAATCCACCTGGAAATTATGCTGGCAAATTAATAGAGGAGGCAGGGTTGAAAGGAGTTCAAATTGGCGATGCTCAAATCTCCGAAAAACATGCAAATTTCATCATCAATAAAGGTAATGCAACCGCAAGCGATGTCCTTGAATTGATAAAACTTATACAGGATAAAGTTTATGAAAAATTTGGGATAAAACTTGAACTTGAAGTTAGATTAATTGGGTTTAAGGAAGAAGAAATTCAAAATTTGGTATGA
- a CDS encoding UDP-N-acetylmuramate--L-alanine ligase, giving the protein MFSTVKKIHFVGIGGIGMSGIAEILIDQGFKVTGSDKQLSEITQRLENLGAKIYQGHAPEHVEDDVDVVVYSSAVKMDNPEIQEAMRRKIPVIRRAEMLAELMRLKYGIGIAGTHGKTTTTSMVGLVLIEGGFDPTVIVGGVLRDLGGTNARLGHGNFIVVEADEFDRSFLQLTPTIAVITTLEAEHLDSYGNIEELKSAFVDFANKVPFYGFVVLCLDEPMIQDIMPLIKKRVITYGLNAQADIQAVEPEFKERSSSYNLIYKGKNYGRINLQVPGIHNVKNSLAAIAVGMELGIEFEIVKSAVEKFKGVYRRFEIRAEVNNVMVVDDYAHHPTEIKAVLQAAKDGWKRRVIAVFQPHLYSRTRDFYQEFGRSFFNADVCVITDIYPAREEPIEGVTGELIANSARNFGHKEVHYVQNKEEIPNYVLKLVKPGDMVVFMGAGDITRICGDFIKKLSDSFKDDKS; this is encoded by the coding sequence ATGTTCAGCACGGTTAAGAAAATACACTTCGTTGGAATTGGTGGAATTGGAATGAGTGGTATTGCGGAGATTTTGATTGACCAAGGTTTTAAGGTCACAGGTTCAGATAAACAATTGTCCGAGATTACGCAAAGGCTTGAAAATCTTGGGGCGAAAATTTATCAAGGTCATGCCCCAGAACATGTTGAAGATGATGTTGATGTTGTTGTTTATTCTTCCGCCGTAAAGATGGATAATCCAGAAATTCAGGAAGCGATGAGAAGAAAAATCCCAGTGATAAGAAGGGCTGAGATGCTTGCGGAGCTTATGAGATTGAAGTATGGAATTGGTATAGCTGGAACACATGGGAAGACGACGACAACATCAATGGTTGGACTTGTTTTAATTGAAGGTGGCTTTGATCCAACGGTTATTGTAGGTGGAGTTCTTCGTGACCTTGGTGGGACAAACGCACGGCTCGGGCATGGAAATTTTATTGTCGTTGAAGCTGATGAATTTGATAGGTCTTTTCTTCAACTTACCCCAACGATTGCGGTCATAACAACGCTTGAAGCTGAACATCTTGATTCTTATGGGAACATTGAGGAATTAAAATCTGCCTTTGTTGATTTTGCCAATAAAGTCCCGTTTTATGGTTTTGTTGTCCTTTGCCTTGATGAGCCAATGATTCAAGACATAATGCCGCTAATAAAAAAGAGAGTTATAACCTACGGATTGAATGCTCAAGCAGATATTCAAGCTGTTGAGCCAGAGTTTAAAGAAAGAAGCTCATCTTACAATTTGATTTATAAGGGCAAAAATTATGGAAGGATAAACCTGCAAGTCCCAGGGATTCATAATGTTAAAAATTCTCTTGCAGCGATTGCAGTTGGTATGGAACTCGGGATTGAGTTTGAAATAGTAAAAAGCGCTGTTGAAAAGTTTAAAGGTGTTTACAGACGCTTTGAAATAAGAGCTGAGGTTAACAATGTGATGGTCGTTGATGATTACGCTCATCATCCGACGGAAATAAAGGCGGTTCTTCAAGCAGCGAAAGACGGTTGGAAAAGAAGGGTTATAGCTGTATTTCAACCGCATCTTTATTCAAGGACAAGAGATTTTTATCAGGAATTTGGACGTTCTTTTTTTAACGCGGATGTTTGTGTTATAACCGATATTTATCCAGCGAGGGAAGAGCCAATTGAAGGTGTGACCGGTGAATTGATTGCAAATTCAGCGAGAAATTTCGGTCATAAGGAAGTTCATTATGTTCAAAATAAGGAAGAAATCCCAAATTATGTTTTAAAACTTGTTAAGCCTGGAGATATGGTCGTATTTATGGGAGCTGGTGATATAACGAGAATATGCGGCGATTTTATTAAAAAACTTAGTGACTCCTTCAAAGATGATAAATCTTGA
- a CDS encoding UDP-N-acetylglucosamine-N-acetylmuramylpentapeptide N-acetylglucosamine transferase, with protein MVRIMFAGGGTGGHIFPGIALADAIKKIEQNAEIIFVGTKGRIESRVVPKAGYKFVPIWISGFRRSLDPRNLLFPLKLVVSLIQSFFILKKFKPDVVVGTGGYVSGPPVFVASLAGIPTLIQEQNSYPGITTRLLSSLVDEVHISFDITRKYLKRKDNVFLSGNPVRSNLKIYPKDEALRFFGLDIGKKTLFIFGGSAGARSINQAVLEVIDELISEGIQVIWQTGALDFEDIKKRCEGEIGVRVFKFIDEIDYAYSACDLVLCRAGATTISEITYFGVPSILVPYPFATANHQYENARVLFENGAGEILLDAELKSKLKEKIFKLINDDEKLQMMREKAKALSNPNASELIAKSILKLARKKNVQHG; from the coding sequence ATGGTAAGGATAATGTTTGCAGGTGGTGGAACTGGAGGACATATTTTCCCAGGGATAGCGCTTGCAGATGCGATTAAAAAAATTGAACAAAACGCTGAGATAATTTTTGTTGGCACGAAAGGAAGGATTGAATCAAGAGTTGTTCCAAAAGCAGGGTATAAGTTTGTGCCCATTTGGATTTCAGGTTTCAGGCGTTCACTTGATCCAAGAAATTTGCTTTTCCCGTTAAAGCTTGTTGTAAGTTTAATTCAATCTTTTTTTATTCTGAAAAAGTTCAAACCTGATGTTGTTGTTGGGACTGGTGGATATGTAAGTGGTCCTCCAGTTTTTGTTGCTTCTTTAGCTGGCATCCCAACGCTAATTCAAGAACAGAACAGTTATCCAGGGATCACAACCCGTCTTCTTTCGTCGCTTGTTGATGAGGTTCATATAAGTTTTGATATAACTCGTAAGTATTTGAAAAGGAAAGATAATGTTTTTCTCTCTGGGAATCCTGTAAGAAGTAATCTAAAAATTTATCCAAAGGATGAGGCATTGAGATTCTTTGGGTTAGATATAGGGAAGAAAACATTATTTATTTTTGGTGGCAGTGCTGGAGCAAGGTCAATAAATCAAGCGGTGCTTGAGGTAATTGATGAACTTATCAGTGAGGGAATTCAGGTAATATGGCAAACAGGGGCTCTTGATTTTGAAGATATTAAAAAAAGGTGTGAAGGTGAAATTGGGGTGAGGGTTTTTAAATTTATAGATGAAATTGATTATGCTTATTCTGCTTGTGATCTTGTTTTGTGTAGGGCTGGGGCAACGACGATATCTGAAATTACATATTTTGGTGTTCCATCAATCCTTGTTCCGTATCCGTTTGCGACCGCAAATCATCAATATGAAAATGCGAGAGTTTTATTTGAAAATGGAGCTGGTGAAATTTTGCTTGACGCAGAATTAAAGTCAAAATTAAAGGAAAAAATTTTTAAATTGATCAATGATGATGAAAAGCTTCAAATGATGAGAGAAAAAGCGAAGGCGCTTTCTAACCCAAATGCAAGTGAATTAATTGCAAAATCAATTTTAAAATTGGCAAGGAAGAAAAATGTTCAGCACGGTTAA